GTCTGCTCGCCGAGTTCGACCTGACCCTCGCGCTGTCCGGGCACTCCCGTCCGGCCACGCTGACCGCCGACGACCTCATCGAGGAATCCGCATGACCACCTCCCCCGACCCGTCCCCCGCCACCGGAGCCCGCCCCGTGCGCAACGTCCTCGCGGTGGTCTCGCCGCACGTCGGCGGCCGCGCCGCCGGAGCCGCGCTGAGCGGCCTCTTTCCCGGGCAGGCCCGGGTCACCGTCGTCGAGACGACCGATGAGGACCCCCGGGCGCTGCGCGAGGCCCATCTCCTCATCACCGGCCTGGGCCCGGTCACGGCCGCGCATCTCGCCGCCGCACCGGACCTGGAGGTCGTCCAGTGCGCCAGCCACGGCTTCGACTACGTGGACCTGGACGCGGCCCGCGAAAGGGGCATCCCGGTCTGCAACATCGGGTCCAGCGGAGCGGAGAAGCAGAACGTCGCCGAGCAGACCTTCGCCCTGATGCTGGCCCTGGCCAAGCAGCTGGTCCCGGCCCATACGGCGCTCGTCGAGGGCGACTGGGCGCTGCCGCGCCTCCAGCAGTCCATCACCGAGCTGTCCGGCAAGACCCTGGGCATCATCGGCCTCGGGCAGATCGGCGAGGAAGTGGCCCGCCGCGCCGTCGCGTTCGACATGGACATCGTCTACACCGGGCCGAGGCCGGTCGCCCCGGAGACCGCGGCCCGCCTCGGCAACGCCCGCCACCTGGGCCTCGACGAACTGCTGCGCACCTCCGACTACATCACCCTGCACGCCCCGCTCACCGACCGGACCCGCAATCTCCTCGACGCGGAGCGCCTGGCCCTCCTCAAGCCCACCGCCTTTGTGATCAACACGGCCCGCGGCGCCCTCATCGACCAGGACGCCCTCGCGGACGCCTTGGCGGCCGGTACCCTCGCCGGCGCCGGTATCGACGTCTTCGACCCCGAACCGCCCACGGCGGCCCTGCGGCTGCTCAAGGCCCCGAACGTGGTGCTCTCCCCGCACGTCGCGGGAGTCACCCGCGAGACGCTGGTCCGGATCGCCCTGGCCGCCGTGCAGAACGTCCTCGGCCATCTGGAGGGCCAGCCGCTGCGGGACGTCGTCTCGTAACGCCCGCGCCACGCCCGCCCGCCGGCGG
This portion of the Streptomyces caniferus genome encodes:
- a CDS encoding 2-hydroxyacid dehydrogenase yields the protein MTTSPDPSPATGARPVRNVLAVVSPHVGGRAAGAALSGLFPGQARVTVVETTDEDPRALREAHLLITGLGPVTAAHLAAAPDLEVVQCASHGFDYVDLDAARERGIPVCNIGSSGAEKQNVAEQTFALMLALAKQLVPAHTALVEGDWALPRLQQSITELSGKTLGIIGLGQIGEEVARRAVAFDMDIVYTGPRPVAPETAARLGNARHLGLDELLRTSDYITLHAPLTDRTRNLLDAERLALLKPTAFVINTARGALIDQDALADALAAGTLAGAGIDVFDPEPPTAALRLLKAPNVVLSPHVAGVTRETLVRIALAAVQNVLGHLEGQPLRDVVS